From the Prunus dulcis chromosome 4, ALMONDv2, whole genome shotgun sequence genome, one window contains:
- the LOC117623763 gene encoding uncharacterized protein LOC117623763 — protein METRTNMVQTLEAIKGGGGSIRVGTTGTVSSLMTRELESIKVAPPTPASSRSKHQTASVSVPCGATTPKKLQPKKSCDEASSSGTSNYINQRRPEISQKTKTHAKKTSQIPILSSDNVGLDRTPSRQKTSKKGPNIVEVVDLKCGNSDRAWAGNITNRLKKLGFSKLSESIV, from the coding sequence ATGGAGACTAGAACAAACATGGTTCAGACACTGGAAGCTATAAAGGGTGGTGGAGGATCCATCAGGGTTGGGACCACTGGGACGGTCAGTTCCCTAATGACAAGAGAATTAGAGTCCATCAAAGTTGCACCTCCGACGCCTGCATCTTCCAGAAGTAAACATCAAACAGCTTCTGTTTCTGTTCCCTGTGGTGCTACTACTCCGAAAAAgctacaaccaaaaaaatcatgtgATGAAGCTAGCAGCAGTGGAACCAGCAACTACATTAATCAGAGACGCCCTGAAATTtcacagaaaacaaaaactcatgCTAAAAAGACTAGTCAGATCCCGATATTGAGCTCTGATAATGTTGGCCTGGATAGAACTCCTAGTAGGCAGAAAACTAGTAAAAAAGGACCTAACATTGTTGAAGTTGTGGACTTAAAATGTGGGAACTCAGATAGAGCATGGGCTGGCAATATAACGAATCGACTGAAGAAGCTGGGCTTCTCAAAGCTCTCTGAGAGCATTGTCTAA
- the LOC117624847 gene encoding microtubule-associated protein TORTIFOLIA1-like isoform X1 produces MSFAGPRNSKPTKPPNPSTSNAPTSQPQQPPNSSSKSSSSSVSSSLSTHLAMVELKQRILTSLSKLSDRDTYQIAVEDLEKIIQTLAPEGLPMLLNCLYDASADPKPAVKKESLRLLALVSASHPDFTSTHLTKIIAHIVKRLKDADSGVRDACRDAIGALSAQYLKGESVSDNGVLGSIVGLFMKPLFEAMAEQNKGLQSGAALCMAKIVDCAADPPVSSFQKLCPRICKLLNNPNFLAKASLLPVVSSLSQVGAIAPQSLENLLQIIHECLGSTDWATRKAAADVLIALALHSSNLVKDRTASTLTVLESCRFDKIKPVRDSMTEALQFWKKIAGKGGDEAPNEQKGLSHAEVSEKNESKNPKPSERTEQAAKGSSNDSSPTSDSVSKSKGITADKAVALLKKKPPVLTDKELNPEFFQKLEERGSDELPVEVVVPRRHLNSSNSNNEIELEPNCTDSKERLNRNGNSQSDDIQGSFSSKYRNIERGLAGLYSKQRDHDDFERGKWPEERANEKEPRMRAVDSDDRIDINQRESSSSRAGFSKTDGQSEGAFVNNKGNWLAIQRQLLQLERQQGHLMSMLQDFMGGSHDSMVTLENRVRGLERVVEDLARDLSISSGRRGGNFAMGFEGSSNRPLGKYNGFPDYTSAKFGRGGDGRSPFGERFAQNDGIVSGMRGRGPPWRSDMSEVWDFSTYGGGSRNGQIGSRKAVGGGPMDGRSPKSENESDQGGNRRAWDKGVGPVRLGEGPSARSVWQASKDEATLEAIRVAGEDNGTSRAARVAIPELTAEAMEDDNVGQERNPIWTSWTNAMDALQVGDVDTAYVEVLSTGDDLLLVKLMDRSGPVIDQLSNETATEVLHAVGQFLPEANLFDICLSWIQQLVEMVLENGSDVFGLPTEVKKELVLNLHEASLAMDPPEDWEGATPDQLLVQLASSWGINLQQHDK; encoded by the exons ATGAGTTTTGCAGGACCCAGAAAttcaaaacccacaaaaccCCCAAATCCATCAACCTCAAATGCACCAACATCCCAACCACAGCAACCCCCAAACTCCTCTTCAAagtcctcttcttcttctgtttcttcCTCCCTCTCAACCCACTTAGCCATGGTGGAGCTGAAGCAGAGAATCCTCACCTCCCTCTCAAAACTCTCAGACCGAGACACATACCAAATCGCTGTAGAAGATCTCGAGAAAATCATCCAAACCCTCGCACCCGAGGGCCTCCCTATGCTCCTTAATTGCCTCTACGACGCCTCCGCTGACCCAAAACCCGCCGTCAAGAAGGAGTCTTTGCGCTTACTCGCATTGGTCTCTGCTTCCCACCCCGATTTCACATCGACCCATTTGACCAAAATCATTGCTCACATCGTTAAGAGGCTCAAAGACGCCGATTCCGGCGTCAGGGACGCGTGTCGCGATGCCATTGGAGCGCTGTCGGCGCAGTACTTGAAGGGAGAGAGTGTAAGTGACAATGGGGTACTTGGGTCCATTGTGGGTTTGTTTATGAAGCCTTTGTTTGAGGCTATGGCGGAGCAGAACAAAGGGTTGCAATCTGGTGCGGCGTTGTGTATGGCTAAGATTGTGGATTGCGCTGCGGACCCACCTGTCTCTTCTTTTCAGAAGCTGTGTCCAAGGATCTGCAAGTTGCTTAACAATCCTAACTTCTTGGCTAAGGCATCGCTCTTGCCGGTTGTTTCAAGTCTGTCTCAG GTTGGAGCAATTGCACCGCAAAGCTTGGAAAATTTACTGCAAATTATTCATGAATGCCTTGGAAGTACAGATTGGGCAACACGTAAAGCAGCAGCTGATGTGCTGATTGCATTAGCATTGCATTCAAGCAATTTGGTCAAAGATAGAACTGCTTCCACCCTGACTGTGCTTGAGTCTTGCCGTTTTGACAAG ATTAAACCTGTCAGAGATAGCATGACAGAGGCATTGCAGTTCTGGAAAAAGATTGCTGGGAAAGGAGGAGATGAAGCTCCAAATGAACAGAAAGGCCTGTCTCATG CAGAGGTGTCAGAAAAGAATGAGTCAAAAAATCCAAAGCCTAGTGAGAGAACAGAGCAAGCAGCAAAGGGTTCATCTAATGATTCATCCCCTACTTCAGATTCTGTTTCTAAATCCAAAGGTATTACTGCAGATAAAGCAGTTGCACTTCTGAAGAAGAAACCACCTGTCTTAACTGACAAAGAGCTAAACCCAGAATTCTTCCAGAAACTTGAAGAAAGGGGTTCTGATGAATTGCCTGTAGAGGTAGTTGTTCCTCGTAGACATCTCAattcttcaaattcaaataatgaGATAGAACTAGAGCCAAATTGTACAGATTCAAAGGAAAGGCTAAACCGCAATGGAAACAGCCAATCTGATGATATTCAGGGATCTTTCAGTAGTAAATACCGTAACATAGAGAGAGGACTTGCTGGTCTGTATTCTAAACAGCGAGATCATGATGACTTTGAGCGCGGTAAATGGCCAGAAGAAAGGGCAAATGAAAAAGAGCCAAGAATGAGAGCAGTTGACAGTGATGATAGAATTGATATAAATCAAAGGGAGTCATCTAGCAGTCGTGCAGGTTTCTCAAAAACTGATGGTCAATCTGAAGGAGCCTTTGTCAATAACAAAGGAAATTGGTTGGCTATCCAAAGGCAATTGTTACAGCTGGAGAGACAACAAGGTCATCTGATGAGCATGCTGCAG GATTTCATGGGTGGGTCTCATGATAGCATGGTAACTCTGGAGAACAGAGTAAGGGGTCTTGAGAGAGTTGTTGAAGACCTGGCACGAGATTTATCTATATCATCAGGGAGGAGAGGTGGTAATTTTGCAATGGGGTTTGAGGGATCTTCTAATAGGCCCTTAGGCAAGTATAATGGTTTTCCTGATTACACTAGTGCCAAGTTTGGACGAGGCGGGGATGGAAGAAGTCCATTCGGTGAAAGATTTGCCCAAAATGATGGAATTGTTTCCGGCATGAGGGGAAGGGGCCCTCCTTGGAGATCTGACATGTCTGAGGTGTGGGATTTTTCTACATATGGTGGTGGTTCTCGAAATGGGCAGATTGGTTCAAGGAAGGCTGTAGGAGGTGGTCCTATGGATGGTAGGTCCCCCAAATCAGAGAATGAGAGTGATCAAGGTGGCAACAGGCGAGCATGGGATAAAGGGGTTGGACCTGTTAGGCTCGGTGAGGGGCCTTCTGCAAGAAGTGTTTGGCAAGCTTCAAAAGATGAGGCTACCTTGGAAGCAATTCGTGTTGCTGGAGAGGACAATGGAACATCTAGAGCAGCAAGAGTAGCTATACCTGAATTGACCGCAGAGGCCATGGAAGATGATAATGTGGGCCAAGAGCGGAATCCAATCTGGACTTCTTGGACTAATGCAATGGATGCTCTTCAAGTGGGTGATGTGGATACAGCCTATGTGGAAGTATTATCTACAGGAGATGATCTCTTGCTTGTAAAGTTAATGGACAGATCAGGTCCTGTGATTGACCAACTTTCAAATGAGACAGCAACTGAGGTCTTGCATGCTGTTGGACAATTTTTACCAGAGGCAAACTTGTTTGACATCTGTTTGTCTTGGATTCAACAG TTGGTTGAAATGGTGCTGGAAAACGGATCAGATGTTTTTGGCCTTCCCACAGAAGTAAAGAAGGAGCTTGTATTGAATTTGCATGAAGCTTCTTTAGCAATGGATCCACCTGAGGACTGGGAAGGTGCAACGCCGGATCAACTTTTGGTGCAGTTGGCATCATCCTGGGGAATCAATTTGCAACAGCATGACAAATAG
- the LOC117624847 gene encoding microtubule-associated protein TORTIFOLIA1-like isoform X2, whose translation MSFAGPRNSKPTKPPNPSTSNAPTSQPQQPPNSSSKSSSSSVSSSLSTHLAMVELKQRILTSLSKLSDRDTYQIAVEDLEKIIQTLAPEGLPMLLNCLYDASADPKPAVKKESLRLLALVSASHPDFTSTHLTKIIAHIVKRLKDADSGVRDACRDAIGALSAQYLKGESVSDNGVLGSIVGLFMKPLFEAMAEQNKGLQSGAALCMAKIVDCAADPPVSSFQKLCPRICKLLNNPNFLAKASLLPVVSSLSQVGAIAPQSLENLLQIIHECLGSTDWATRKAAADVLIALALHSSNLVKDRTASTLTVLESCRFDKIKPVRDSMTEALQFWKKIAGKGGDEAPNEQKGLSHEVSEKNESKNPKPSERTEQAAKGSSNDSSPTSDSVSKSKGITADKAVALLKKKPPVLTDKELNPEFFQKLEERGSDELPVEVVVPRRHLNSSNSNNEIELEPNCTDSKERLNRNGNSQSDDIQGSFSSKYRNIERGLAGLYSKQRDHDDFERGKWPEERANEKEPRMRAVDSDDRIDINQRESSSSRAGFSKTDGQSEGAFVNNKGNWLAIQRQLLQLERQQGHLMSMLQDFMGGSHDSMVTLENRVRGLERVVEDLARDLSISSGRRGGNFAMGFEGSSNRPLGKYNGFPDYTSAKFGRGGDGRSPFGERFAQNDGIVSGMRGRGPPWRSDMSEVWDFSTYGGGSRNGQIGSRKAVGGGPMDGRSPKSENESDQGGNRRAWDKGVGPVRLGEGPSARSVWQASKDEATLEAIRVAGEDNGTSRAARVAIPELTAEAMEDDNVGQERNPIWTSWTNAMDALQVGDVDTAYVEVLSTGDDLLLVKLMDRSGPVIDQLSNETATEVLHAVGQFLPEANLFDICLSWIQQLVEMVLENGSDVFGLPTEVKKELVLNLHEASLAMDPPEDWEGATPDQLLVQLASSWGINLQQHDK comes from the exons ATGAGTTTTGCAGGACCCAGAAAttcaaaacccacaaaaccCCCAAATCCATCAACCTCAAATGCACCAACATCCCAACCACAGCAACCCCCAAACTCCTCTTCAAagtcctcttcttcttctgtttcttcCTCCCTCTCAACCCACTTAGCCATGGTGGAGCTGAAGCAGAGAATCCTCACCTCCCTCTCAAAACTCTCAGACCGAGACACATACCAAATCGCTGTAGAAGATCTCGAGAAAATCATCCAAACCCTCGCACCCGAGGGCCTCCCTATGCTCCTTAATTGCCTCTACGACGCCTCCGCTGACCCAAAACCCGCCGTCAAGAAGGAGTCTTTGCGCTTACTCGCATTGGTCTCTGCTTCCCACCCCGATTTCACATCGACCCATTTGACCAAAATCATTGCTCACATCGTTAAGAGGCTCAAAGACGCCGATTCCGGCGTCAGGGACGCGTGTCGCGATGCCATTGGAGCGCTGTCGGCGCAGTACTTGAAGGGAGAGAGTGTAAGTGACAATGGGGTACTTGGGTCCATTGTGGGTTTGTTTATGAAGCCTTTGTTTGAGGCTATGGCGGAGCAGAACAAAGGGTTGCAATCTGGTGCGGCGTTGTGTATGGCTAAGATTGTGGATTGCGCTGCGGACCCACCTGTCTCTTCTTTTCAGAAGCTGTGTCCAAGGATCTGCAAGTTGCTTAACAATCCTAACTTCTTGGCTAAGGCATCGCTCTTGCCGGTTGTTTCAAGTCTGTCTCAG GTTGGAGCAATTGCACCGCAAAGCTTGGAAAATTTACTGCAAATTATTCATGAATGCCTTGGAAGTACAGATTGGGCAACACGTAAAGCAGCAGCTGATGTGCTGATTGCATTAGCATTGCATTCAAGCAATTTGGTCAAAGATAGAACTGCTTCCACCCTGACTGTGCTTGAGTCTTGCCGTTTTGACAAG ATTAAACCTGTCAGAGATAGCATGACAGAGGCATTGCAGTTCTGGAAAAAGATTGCTGGGAAAGGAGGAGATGAAGCTCCAAATGAACAGAAAGGCCTGTCTCATG AGGTGTCAGAAAAGAATGAGTCAAAAAATCCAAAGCCTAGTGAGAGAACAGAGCAAGCAGCAAAGGGTTCATCTAATGATTCATCCCCTACTTCAGATTCTGTTTCTAAATCCAAAGGTATTACTGCAGATAAAGCAGTTGCACTTCTGAAGAAGAAACCACCTGTCTTAACTGACAAAGAGCTAAACCCAGAATTCTTCCAGAAACTTGAAGAAAGGGGTTCTGATGAATTGCCTGTAGAGGTAGTTGTTCCTCGTAGACATCTCAattcttcaaattcaaataatgaGATAGAACTAGAGCCAAATTGTACAGATTCAAAGGAAAGGCTAAACCGCAATGGAAACAGCCAATCTGATGATATTCAGGGATCTTTCAGTAGTAAATACCGTAACATAGAGAGAGGACTTGCTGGTCTGTATTCTAAACAGCGAGATCATGATGACTTTGAGCGCGGTAAATGGCCAGAAGAAAGGGCAAATGAAAAAGAGCCAAGAATGAGAGCAGTTGACAGTGATGATAGAATTGATATAAATCAAAGGGAGTCATCTAGCAGTCGTGCAGGTTTCTCAAAAACTGATGGTCAATCTGAAGGAGCCTTTGTCAATAACAAAGGAAATTGGTTGGCTATCCAAAGGCAATTGTTACAGCTGGAGAGACAACAAGGTCATCTGATGAGCATGCTGCAG GATTTCATGGGTGGGTCTCATGATAGCATGGTAACTCTGGAGAACAGAGTAAGGGGTCTTGAGAGAGTTGTTGAAGACCTGGCACGAGATTTATCTATATCATCAGGGAGGAGAGGTGGTAATTTTGCAATGGGGTTTGAGGGATCTTCTAATAGGCCCTTAGGCAAGTATAATGGTTTTCCTGATTACACTAGTGCCAAGTTTGGACGAGGCGGGGATGGAAGAAGTCCATTCGGTGAAAGATTTGCCCAAAATGATGGAATTGTTTCCGGCATGAGGGGAAGGGGCCCTCCTTGGAGATCTGACATGTCTGAGGTGTGGGATTTTTCTACATATGGTGGTGGTTCTCGAAATGGGCAGATTGGTTCAAGGAAGGCTGTAGGAGGTGGTCCTATGGATGGTAGGTCCCCCAAATCAGAGAATGAGAGTGATCAAGGTGGCAACAGGCGAGCATGGGATAAAGGGGTTGGACCTGTTAGGCTCGGTGAGGGGCCTTCTGCAAGAAGTGTTTGGCAAGCTTCAAAAGATGAGGCTACCTTGGAAGCAATTCGTGTTGCTGGAGAGGACAATGGAACATCTAGAGCAGCAAGAGTAGCTATACCTGAATTGACCGCAGAGGCCATGGAAGATGATAATGTGGGCCAAGAGCGGAATCCAATCTGGACTTCTTGGACTAATGCAATGGATGCTCTTCAAGTGGGTGATGTGGATACAGCCTATGTGGAAGTATTATCTACAGGAGATGATCTCTTGCTTGTAAAGTTAATGGACAGATCAGGTCCTGTGATTGACCAACTTTCAAATGAGACAGCAACTGAGGTCTTGCATGCTGTTGGACAATTTTTACCAGAGGCAAACTTGTTTGACATCTGTTTGTCTTGGATTCAACAG TTGGTTGAAATGGTGCTGGAAAACGGATCAGATGTTTTTGGCCTTCCCACAGAAGTAAAGAAGGAGCTTGTATTGAATTTGCATGAAGCTTCTTTAGCAATGGATCCACCTGAGGACTGGGAAGGTGCAACGCCGGATCAACTTTTGGTGCAGTTGGCATCATCCTGGGGAATCAATTTGCAACAGCATGACAAATAG
- the LOC117624846 gene encoding DNA polymerase I B, chloroplastic/mitochondrial-like, protein MAMGFSSIQTSHLRPSCPSYFSVFRSCPRSSSSRSLWTRTRPEVCAAKAAHDTFSNNTTISLNPVHYHTERESNGTKSAWNNKVFALREEKKVMEHYFGRNISRAGGIKTNSQERLEGFTHVSTCDKLVENSEGSYCKIIDYGQLDKTPGEGNHVDKVNGEGNHVDKVNGYAHDGLGVSTSSRVENINLEKVNGHAREGPGQLGVVNGSQLGKTSKVRKGTDSGRNKDEAAAVIKGDKSHAKASAIKAASKADNDCKQDLRMRLNTTYDKVLVVNSVSVAKKVVKMLTDQYRNLVHACDTEVAKIEVKRETPVDHGEIICFSIYSGPGVDFGNGKSCIWVDVLDGGGKELLIEFAPFFEDPSIKKVWHNYSFDNHVIENYGLKLSGFHADTMHMARLWDSSRRIKGGYSLEALTRDPKVMSGAEQCHLKDLVGKISMKTIFGRKKVKTDGKEGKLTIIDPVEVLQREERKLWICYSALDAISTLNLYESMKNQLGKKPWEIDGNPVSGKSMFDFYEKYWQPFGELLVQMETEGMLVDREHLAEIEKQAKAEQVVAANRFRRWASSYCTDAKYMNVGSDVQLRQLLFGGTVNSKDSDQAIPTERTFRVPNIDKVIGDGKDTTPKYRNITLHGIGVNLPAEIYTASGWPSVGGDALKILSGKVSSEFHFMDDDIDDVGDACETVSDEYLVKQENMSEYVDTSAYGTAFEAFKPKEKGKEACHAIAALCQVCSIDSLISNFILPLQSSNISGKNRRIHCSLNINTETGRLSARRPNLQNQPALEKDRYKIRQAFVAAPGNSLIVADYGQLELRILAHLSNCKSMLDAFKAGGDFHSRTAMNMYQHIWEAVEKKEVLLEWDPQPGEDKPPVPLLKDTFASERRKAKMLNFSIAYGKTPIGLSRDWKVSVQDAEQTVKLWYKERQEVRLWQEKRKEEAAKHGHVRTLLGRERWFPSIARASRAQRGHIERAAINTPVQGSAADVAMCAMLEISNNAHLNDLGWRLLLQVHDEVILEGPSESAEVAKAIVVECMSKPFNGKNFLKVDLAVDAKCAQNWYSAK, encoded by the exons ATGGCTATGGGGTTCTCCTCAATCCAAACCAGCCATTTAAGACCTTCTTGCCCTTCTTATTTCTCTGTATTCCGTTCCTGCCCCCGCTCTTCTTCGTCCAGGTCTCTATGGACTCGTACCAG GCCAGAGGTCTGTGCAGCCAAAGCTGCTCATGAtactttttcaaataatacaACGATCTCTTTGAATCCAGTTCACTATCATACTGAAAGAGAATCTAATGGCACTAAAAGTGCCTGGAACAACAAGGTTTTTGCactgagagaagaaaaaaaggtaatgGAACATTATTTTGGAAGGAACATCTCCCGTGCAGGAGGTATTAAAACGAATAGCCAAGAAAGGCTTGAGGGTTTCACACATGTCAGTACGTGTGATAAGTTGGTAGAAAATTCAGAAGGCTCATATTGCAAAATCATTGATTATGGACAATTGGATAAAACACCTGGTGAGGGAAATCATGTGGACAAGGTAAATGGTGAAGGAAATCATGTGGACAAGGTAAATGGTTATGCACATGATGGTCTGGGTGTGTCAACTTCCAGTAGGGTTGAAAATATTAATCTGGAGAAGGTCAATGGTCATGCACGTGAGGGTCCAGGACAATTGGGTGTGGTTAATGGGTCACAATTAGGGAAGACCTCAAAGGTCAGGAAGGGGACTGATTCTGGACGAAATAAAGATGAAGCTGCAGCTGTGATTAAAGGGGACAAGTCTCATGCAAAAGCTTCTGCAATTAAAGCTGCTTCAAAAGCAGATAATGATTGCAAGCAAGATCTTCGTATGAGGCTTAATACCACATATGACAAGGTTCTTGTTGTCAATAGTGTCTCTGTTGCAAAGAAAGTTGTTAAGATGCTTACAGATCAATACAGGAATCTTGTCCATGCCTGTGACACAGAG GTGGCTAAGATAGAAGTGAAGCGAGAAACACCTGTTGATCATGGAGAAATAATATGTTTCAGTATTTATTCTGGACCGGGTGTGGATTTTGGAAATGGGAAGTCTTGTATTTGGGTGGATGTTCTTGATGGCGGCGGCAAGGAACTTTTAATTGAATTTGCTCCCTTTTTTGAAGATCCCTCCATCAAAAag GTTTGGCACAATTACAGCTTTGATAACCATGTAATAGAGAACTATGGGCTTAAGCTTTCCGGTTTTCACGCCGACACAATGCACATGGCGCGCTTGTGGGATTCATCAAGGCGGATAAAGGGAGGCTATTCTCTTGAAGCGCTTACACGTGACCCTAAGGTCATGTCTGGGGCGGAACAGTGTCATTTGAAGGATTTGGTTGGTAAAATATCAATGAAAACAATATTTGGCAggaagaaagtgaaaacaGATGGAAAAGAAGGGAAATTGACCATTATTGATCCTGTTGAAGTGCtacaaagagaagagagaaaactaTGGATTTGCTATTCTGCCTTAGATGCAATAAGCACACTAAATCTCTATGAGAGCATGAAAAACCAACTAGGCAAAAAGCCGTGGGAAATTGATGGAAACCCCGTTTCTGGAAAATCCATGTTTGATTTCTATGAAAAATACTGGCAACCGTTTGGTGAGCTTTTAGTTCAGATGGAAACTGAGGGAATGTTGGTTGATCGAGAACATTTAGCTGAGATTGAGAAGCAGGCCAAAGCCGAACAAGTGGTTGCTGCTAACAGGTTTCGCAGGTGGGCTTCTAGTTACTGCACTGATGCCAAGTACATGAATGTGGGAAGTGATGTGCAACTACGCCAGCTCTTGTTTGGTGGGACTGTGAACAG CAAGGACTCCGATCAGGCTATTCCAACTGAGAGGACTTTTAGAGTTCCAAACATTGATAAAGTGATTGGAGATGGAAAGGATACAACCCCAAAATATCGCAATATCACTCTGCATGGTATTGGTGTCAATCTTCCGGCTGAGATTTACACAGCAAGTGGTTGGCCCTCAGTTGGAGGAGATGCTTTGAAGATTTTATCTGGGAAGGTCTCTTCAGAATTTCATTTTATGGATGATGACATAGATGATGTTGGAGATGCTTGTGAGACAGTGAGTGATGAATACTTggtaaaacaagaaaatatgtCTGAATATGTTGACACATCTGCTTATGGGACAGCTTTTGAAGCATTTAAACCAAAGGAGAAGGGAAAGGAAGCTTGCCACGCTATTGCCGCTTTATGTCAAGTTTGCTCTATCGATTCGTTGATATCCAACTTCATCCTCCCTTTGCAG AGCAGTAATATATCAGGCAAGAACAGGCGGATTCATTGTTCCCTAAATATCAACACGGAAACAGGGCGTTTATCTGCTAGGAGGCCTAATTTGCAG AATCAACCTGCTTTGGAGAAAGACCGGTATAAGATCCGTCAGGCGTTTGTAGCTGCACCTGGAAATTCTCTTATTGTTGCTGACTATGGACAG CTGGAACTCAGGATTCTTGCTCATCTTTCCAACTGTAAGAGCATGTTGGATGCCTTCAAAGCTGGTGGAGATTTTCATTCAAGGACTGCAATGAACATGTACCAGCATATTTGGGAAGCCGTTGAGAAAAAGGAAGTGCTACTTGAGTGGGATCCTCAACCCGGTGAAGATAAACCCCCAGTTCCACTATTGAAG GATACCTTTGCTTCTGAAAGAAGGAAAGCTAAAATGCTTAACTTCTCCATTGCATATGGGAAAACTCCAATTGGGCTTTCTCGGGATTGGAAG GTATCTGTTCAGGATGCAGAGCAAACAGTTAAGCTCTGGTACAAAGAAAGACAAGAAGTGAGACTTTGGCAAGAAAAACGCAAAGAGGAAGCTGCAAAGCATGGACATGTTCGCACATTGCTAGGACGGGAACGCTGGTTCCCCTCAATAGCTCGTGCTAGTCGCGCTCAAAGAGGTCATATCGAAAGGGCTGCTATTAACACACCAGTGCAG GGTAGTGCTGCTGATGTTGCCATGTGTGCCATGTTAGAAATATCCAATAATGCGCATTTGAATGATCTTGGGTGGAGGCTGCTTTTACAG GTTCATGATGAAGTGATCTTGGAAGGGCCATCTGAGTCTGCTGAGGTTGCAAAGGCAATAGTTGTTGAGTGCATGTCGAAGCCCTTCAATGGCAAGAATTTCCTTAAGGTTGACCTTGCTGTTGATGCCAAATGTGCACAAAACTGGTATTCTGCCAAGTAG
- the LOC117624848 gene encoding probable serine/threonine-protein kinase PBL23, whose product MMSCFQCCMSEEKIARKSLKKSIKEYHDTKTLASFANISFKTDSSRRKYIAEEIAKVGKGNISAQIFTFRELSVATNNFHPDNLLGEGGFGRVYKGKLEDTDRVVAVKQLDRNGFQGNREFLVEVLILSLLHHPHLVNLVGYCADGDQRILVYEYMAKGSLEDHLLDLGPGKKPLDWDTRMKIAAGAAKGLEYLHEQANPPVIYRDFKASNILLDENFLPKLSDFGLAKLGPTGDKTHVSTRVMGTYGYCAPEYALTGQLTTKSDIYSFGVVFLEIITGRRVIDNNRPTEEQNLVTWAQPLFKDRRKFTLMADPLLEDKYPIKALYQALAVAAMCLQEEAATRPLISDVVTALEYLTVDGIAESGENNGDGYDESTDDDGAFEGTQPGSTRSL is encoded by the exons ATGATGAGTTGCTTCCAATGTTGCATGTCAGAAGAGAAAATCGCCAGGAAGTCATTAAAGAAGAGCATCAAGGAATACCATGACACCAAAACTTTAGCCTCATTTGCTAACATCTCCTTCAAAACTG ATAGCAGCAGGAGGAAGTACATAGCTGAAGAGATAGCAAAGGTTGGCAAAGGAAATATTTCTGCTCAGATTTTTACTTTCCGGGAACTAAGCGTTGCAACTAACAACTTCCATCCAGACAATTTGCTAGGCGAAGGCGGTTTTGGGAGAGTCTACAAAGGGAAACTTGAAGACACAGACCGA GTTGTTGCTGTTAAGCAACTAGACAGGAATGGGTTCCAAGGAAATAGAGAATTTCTTGTAGAAGTTTTGATATTGAGTCTTCTTCACCATCCCCACCTTGTCAATTTGGTCGGATATTGCGCCGATGGTGATCAGAGGATTTTGGTGTATGAGTACATGGCAAAAGGGTCCCTAGAGGACCATCTTCTTG ATTTAGGTCCCGGGAAAAAGCCCTTGGATTGGGATACTAGGATGAAAATTGCAGCAGGGGCAGCAAAAGGACTTGAATACTTACATGAACAAGCCAACCCCCCTGTGATATACCGCGATTTCAAAGCTTCCAACATTTTGTTGGATGAGAACTTTCTTCCAAAGCTCTCTGATTTTGGTCTGGCAAAGTTAGGCCCAACTGGGGATAAGACTCATGTATCCACCAGGGTGATGGGAACTTATGGCTACTGTGCACCTGAATATGCACTGACAGGGCAGTTGACAACAAAATCCGACATTTACAGCTTTGGAGTTGTGTTTTTGGAGATAATCACAGGAAGAAGAGTTATAGACAACAACAGACCAACGGAGGAGCAGAACTTAGTTACTtgg GCACAGCCATTATTTAAAGACAGAAGGAAGTTTACATTAATGGCTGATCCATTGCTAGAAGACAAGTACCCTATAAAGGCTCTTTACCAAGCTCTTGCTGTTGCAGCAATGTGTCTCCAAGAGGAAGCTGCTACAAGACCTCTGATCAGTGACGTTGTAACGGCGCTAGAGTATTTAACCGTAGACGGCATTGCTGAATCTGGTGAGAACAATGGTGATGGATATGATGAGAGTACTGATGATGATGGTGCATTTGAGGGTACACAACCAGGGAGTACAAGGAGCCTATGA